A single genomic interval of Alteromonas sp. CI.11.F.A3 harbors:
- the nadK gene encoding NAD(+) kinase, which translates to MSYQTVALIGKPQHAATHDSLNLLAQYLTAKGCELLVEESISKELESDNHRACNLVTIGKEADLAVVVGGDGSMLGAARVLARFDIHVVGVNRGNLGFLTDIHPDEIVQQLDLIFEGECVVEKRFLLDVGVYRHEKLKSSNSAVNEVVLHHGKVAHMMEFEIYIDDQFVFSQRSDGLIVATPTGSTAYSLSAGGPIIMPKLDALTLVPMFPHTLSSRPIVVDADSQVSMKVSKVNSDSLQISCDSHIVLPVLPGDEIRINKSEDKLYLVHPKGYSYFNVLRKKLGWGSKLY; encoded by the coding sequence ATGTCCTATCAAACCGTTGCTTTAATCGGCAAACCTCAGCACGCTGCTACTCATGACAGCTTAAATCTTTTGGCTCAATACCTCACCGCAAAAGGCTGTGAATTATTGGTTGAAGAGAGTATTTCAAAAGAATTAGAAAGTGATAATCATCGCGCATGCAACTTAGTTACTATTGGTAAAGAAGCCGACCTTGCCGTAGTAGTAGGCGGTGATGGCAGTATGCTAGGTGCAGCAAGGGTATTAGCGCGCTTTGATATCCATGTGGTGGGCGTAAACCGAGGCAACTTAGGTTTTTTAACCGATATCCACCCTGACGAAATTGTGCAGCAACTCGACCTTATTTTTGAAGGTGAATGCGTCGTTGAAAAACGCTTTCTACTAGATGTGGGTGTGTATCGTCATGAAAAACTAAAAAGTAGCAATTCCGCGGTGAACGAAGTGGTTCTTCACCACGGTAAAGTTGCCCACATGATGGAATTCGAAATTTATATTGATGACCAATTTGTGTTCAGCCAACGCTCAGACGGCCTAATTGTGGCAACCCCGACTGGCTCTACCGCCTATTCACTGTCGGCAGGTGGCCCTATCATCATGCCCAAGCTTGATGCCCTTACGCTCGTGCCTATGTTTCCACATACATTGAGCAGCAGGCCAATTGTAGTCGATGCCGATAGTCAAGTGTCGATGAAGGTATCGAAAGTTAACAGCGACTCACTACAAATCAGCTGCGACAGCCACATTGTACTTCCTGTGCTTCCTGGCGATGAAATACGCATTAATAAAAGTGAAGATAAACTTTATTTAGTGCATCCAAAGGGCTATAGCTACTTCAATGTACTGCGCAAAAAATTAGGCTGGGGTAGTAAGCTTTATTAA